GGCAGCCGTGCGGCCCAGAGACGAGCATCGTGGTGAGCGGGAAGGGGTCGGCGCCGCGGACGCCGTTGCCGAAGGTGTGCGCGGTGTGGGGCCGGGCGAGATACCGGGGCGGCTGTGCGACGTGGCGGTGGAACTGCTGCCCGTGAGCGGCGCGAGCGTGTCGCTGCACAGCCACGGCCTGCCCGTACAGCTGGGCGCGAGCAGCGCGCAGGCGGCGTATGTGACCGAGATCCAGGCGACGTTGGGCGACGGGCCCTGCCAGTCGGCCGCCGAGAGCGGCACCCCCGTGCTGGCCCGCGACCTGACGGCGGGGCAGGACGTGGCGCGCTGGCCCGTCTTCGCCCAGCAGGCCACCGCCGCCGGCGTACGGGCGGTGTACTCGATGCCGCTCGGCAGCGCGACGGTGTGCGTGGGCACCCTCGACCTCTACCGCGAGTTCCCCGGCGACCTCAGCGACCGGGAGCTGCACACGGCCCGCACGGTCGCCGGGATGATGACCGTGGCCCTGATGGCGCTGCCGCACATGGAGGAGGCCGGGCAACCCGGCGACGAGCGGTGGCTGAGCGGCCTCGCCACCGACCATGACCAGGTCTACCAGGCCACCGGCATGATCATGGCCCAGCTGCACGTCGGCACGGACGAGGCGCTGGCCCGGCTGCGGGCACACGCGTTCGCGCACGGACGTACGGCACTGGACACGGCGGGGGACGTGGTGACGCACCGGCTGCGGTTCGACGAGGAACAGGACGAGGGGGGCGAGGGAACCGCCCCCTAGGATCGTCGACCATGGAAATAGCGGGTCTCTTCTTCATCCTCATCGGCGTCCTGGCCGTCATCGGCGTCCAGAGCCGGATCGACCGGGCCGACAAGCGCGTCGCCCGCGTCGAGCGCAAACTCGACCTGGTCATCGACCACTTGGGACTGCGCGAGCCCGTCGACCCGCGCATGGACGAGGTCGTCGCGCTGCTGCGGAGCGACAGGAAGATCCAGGCGATCAAGGTCTACCGGGAGATCACCGGCGCGGGCCTGAAGGAGGCCAAGGACGCCGTCGAGCGCATGGCCTAGGGCGCTCGTAGCCTTGGTTCATGGCGGATGCCACGTCCGACAGCGACGACGAAGCCATCCAGCTCCCCACCTGGACCAAGGCCCTCGGCTGGTGCGGTGTCGCCGGACTGATCTACCTGCTGATCTGCGCCGTGAGCATCATCAGCCGCGGCTTCGCGGGGCTGGGCAGCGACGCGGCGCACACGATGTTCGCCTTCGCCTCGCACCCGTGGGTCGGGCTGAGCGTCGGCGTTCTCGGTACGGTCCTGATCCAGTCGTCGACCACGACGACCGCCATCGCCGTCACCGCCGTGGGGTCGGGCGCGCTGCCCATCGAGGGCGCGATCCCCATCATCCTGGGCGCGAACGTCGGCACCACCGTGACGACGAGCCTGGTCGCGCTGACCTTCATCGGCAATCGCACGGAGTTCCGCAGGGCGCTGGGCGCCTCGACCGTCCATGACTTCTACAACTGGCTCGCGCTGCTGATCTTCTTCCCGATCGAGCTGATCTGGCATCCGCTGGAGCACATCAGCGGGGCGCTCACCGATGCCCTGTACGGCACGGACTGGCTGCCGAACCCGGCCCACTTCAACTTCGTGCGGGCGGCCACCAGGCCGGTGGAGAGCGGAGTGATCCACGCGACCTCGCACGTCAGCAGCACACTCGGTCCGCTGTTCACCATCGTGATCGGCGCCCTGCTGATCCTGGTCGCCGTCCGCTACCTGGGAAAACTGCTCAAACTGCTCATGGTCGGCAGGGCCCGCGACATCCTGATCAAGGCCGTCGGCCGCAACCCCTACCTCGCCATGGCGTCCGGCATGGGGGTGACCGTCGTGACCCAGTCCTCGACCATCACCACGTCCGTGCTGGTCCCCTTCGCCGGAACGGGCATCCTGACCCCGGCGCAGGTGTATCCCGTCGTCGTCGGCTCCAACCTCGGCACGACGTTCACGGTGGTCTTCGCGGCGTTCGCGGGCGTCGGACCGGACGCGAAGATCGGCCTCCAGGCGGCCTTCGTGCACCTGATCTACAACCTCTTCGCGATCGTCGTGATCTATGTGATCCCGCTGCTGCGCCCCGTGCCGCTGTTCTGCGCCGAGAAACTCGCCGGCGTCGCCTCCGAGCACCGGTGGGTCCTCGCCGTCTACATCGGCACCGTCTTCATCACCTTGCCCGCCCTGGTCATCGTGCTGGTGGGCGTGGTCTGAGCCGCCCGGCGCGACGCGCTAGACGTCCTGCCGGCCCCGCTCCCTGACCTCCTGAAGGCGGTGGGCGCCGAGCTCCACGGCCGTCCAGGTCGCATCGGCCGGTACGTCGGCGAGGCCGCCGTTGGTGACGGTGATCGCGTCGTCGCCGACCCGGACGGCGGCGAGGTGCAGGGTGAGCGTGGGTGCCTCGTCGGAGTCGGAGACGCCGCGCAGGACGATCCGCAGACCCTGGCGGGCGTCCCCGACCTGTGGCATCTCGGCCTCGCTGACCTCCACGTCCAGCTGCCCGCCGCGCGCGGTCGCGCCGAACTGCCCGCACTCGTCGGGCAGGCTGCCGAGCCACGCCAGGGTCGCGTCGACGTCCTCGGGGCGATGAGCGACGATCCGGTAGCGCAGCTGGGCCCCGTCCCATGTGTCGTCCAGGCCGGTCGAGGCGCGGGTGCGGGCGTCCGGTCCGAAGAGGTCCTCCGCGTACAGGGCGTCGAGCAGCCGCCGGCACTCCGCCGAGTCGGTGGACGCCTTCAGCATGGTGTCCCGCCAGGTGGCGAACCCGTCGGTGGCCACCCAGGGTTCGCCGAGGTCGGCCTCGGTGATCAGCGCCGACCGCGCCTGGGCCTCGGTGAGCGTCGGGGCGGCCGCGGGCGCCCGTGTCCGGCCGCTCGGTGCCGCGGGGGAGGCGGGACCGGCCGAGGCCGCCCGGTCCGGCCACGAGACGGAGCACGCGGGCGCGGCCAGCAGCGCGCCTGCGGAGAGCGCCGAGACGATGACGGCACGGGCCTGGGGACGGGGCATCGCGGGCCTCCTGGGCTGGTGTCGAGGGCGCGCCCAAGATCGGCACGTCTTCATAAGGCACCACCCCGGGAGGGCCACCACCAGCGCGCCGAGCCGTCCGGGTGACGCTGCGGCGCCGCCGGGAGGAACCCCCGGATCCCGGCACCGTCCGGCCCCGATCTCGGCACCATCCGGCCCCACGGTGGGTTTCCGGCCGTTCTCACCGGTCTCTTACGGCCGCCTTTACCCGGCTGTCAGTGTCGTGACCTAGCCTTCGATCATTCAGGCGGTACGCGTGACCCTGCCGCGGTCGCCTTCCCTTTCTTTTTCGTTCCGGGGGGTTCGAAAACCGTGCGCAGACGCACTCTCCCTGCCGCGACGGCACTCGCGGTCCTGTTCAGCTCGGTCGCACTGGTCGCGACCGGCGCCGGGTCGGCGGCCGCCGACTCAGGCGTCTCCCTGCCCCTGAAGTCGACCGGTGACATCGTCGTCGACGGCTCCCACCAGCGGGTCTTCATCAGCGACCCGACCGCGGGACAGGTCGTCGTCACGAACTACGCCGGCGCCGTCGTCGGCACCGTCGGCTCGCTGCCGGGCGTGCGCGGCCTGGAGCTGTCGCCCGACTCGGGCACCGTGTACGCGGCCGTCGGCGACGCCGACGCGATCGTGGCCATCGACACCGCGACCGCGACGGAGGCCCACCGCTGGTCCACCGGCACGGCCGCGCCCGAGTACGTGGCCCTCACCGGCGGCAAGGTCTGGTTCAGCTACGGCTCCGGCGGCGACGGCAACATCGGCTCGCTCGACCTGAGCGGCACCGAGCCGGTCCTCGCCCTCGGCCAGGACACCGCCCGCACCTTCTACGACGCCCCGATCCTGGACGCCTCCCCGGGCGCCCCGGGCACGCTGGTCGCGGGCGCGCCCGGCCAGAGCCCGGTCGTGCTCGCCGTGTACGACGTCTCCTCGGGCACCGCGAGCCGCGGCGCGTACGCCTTCGACCCGGGGAACACCGGCGGCGGCAACCTCGCCGACCTCGCGGTCACGCCCGACGGCAAGGACGTGATCACCGCCAGCGGCGCCCCGTACTACCAGGCGGCCTACAAGCTGTCCGACCTGTCGGCGGACGGCAAGTACGTCACCAACACCTACCCGAACGCGGTGGACATCGCCCCGAACGGCGACGTCGCGGCCGGCACCTTCTCCTGGTACGACCCGGACGTGCACGTCTTCAAGCAGGGCGTGTCGACCCCGCTGAGGCAGTACGACTTCCCCAACACCGGCAACAGCAGCGGCTCCGACACCCTCGCCCCGCGCGGCCTGGCATGGGCGCCGGACGAGAGCAGGCTGTTCGCGGTGTCGCTGAACGACAGCGACGTGTACACGCTGCGGATCCTCGACGCCCCGACCAAGACGCCCACCACCCTCACGGCGAACGCCCCCGCGACGGCGCCGCGCGCCCAGCAGCTCACCGTCACCGGCACGCTGACGTCGTCCTCGGCGTTCCCGGCCGGCACCAAGGTCTCCGTCACCCGTACCGACGAGGAGTCCCCGGCCGGCAAGGCGCTCGGCACGGCGACCGTCGCCACCGACGGCTCGTACTCCTATCCGGACAGCCCGCCGGCCGGCGGCAAGGTGACGTACACCGTCTCCTACGCGGGCGACGCGGACCACGCGGGCGCCACCGCCACGCACTCGGTGACGGTCGCGAAGTCGGCGGCCACGGTGACGCTGGACAACAACCTCAAGGTGTACGGCTACAACAGCAGCGTCACCTTCACGGCCCACCTCGGCACCACCTACAAGAACCGCACCCTGGAGATCTGGGCCGACCCCTACGGCTCCGACAAGCCCAACGCCCTGGTGAAGAAGGGCACGGTGGACTCGCACGGCAACCTCACGGCGACCGTCCGCCTGACCCGGGACGCCAAGATCAGCGCCAAGTTCACGGGGGACACGCGGTACGCGGCGCGGGCGACGACCAACACCGTCTACACGAAGGTGAGCGTCTCGTCGTCGCTGAGCGGCGCCTACAAGACGGCCACGGCCTGGAACGAGAAGTACTCCTACTTCCACCAGTCCAAGGACCCCGTCCACAACACGTCGATGACGATGTACCCGGGCCGCAAGTACCAGTTCCAGATCCAGCAGTTCTACAGCGGCGCCTGGCACACGACGGCCACGGAGTACTTCGGCCTCGACCGCTACGGCAAGGACTCGGTCCTGCTGGACGACAACCCGCCCACGGGCGTGCGCTTCCGGATCCGCTCGTCCTACATCGACACGAAGTCGGGCGACAACGTCAACGCGACGACGTACGGCGGCTGGAAGTACTTCACCTTCACCCGCTGAGCTTCACCCTCACCCGCTGACCTGAAGCTCCTTCAGGCGCTGGTGGACGTTGGCCAGGGCGCCCCTGCGGCGCCCCGGCACCCGGCTCCGCAACTCGGCCAGGGAGGACCCCAGTTCACGCGCGAGCATCGCGTCGCGGATCTGGCCCCACTGGTGGTGGGCCCGGTCCACCGCGGCCTCCACCGCGGGTGTGTCCGGGGTCTGCCCCGCGCCGAGCCGGGCCGAGGCGACGGTCAGCCAGGTACGGCAGCTGCGCACCGGGTCCCCCGCCAGCATCGCCAGGTCCGCCCGCACCTCGCTCCAGTGCAGGGCCTCCGGCGACGCGGGCCCGTGCGCCCGCATCGCCCCGTGCTCCTCCAGCGCGGCCAACGCGTCGGCGTCACCGTGCTGCCCCAACTGCACGGCGGCGGTGATCGCGGCGTGCGGGTCGACGGGGGCGGGGCTCCGTGTGGGACGGGGCGGCAGATCCGGCAGGGGGGCCAGTACGAGGGTCGGCTGGGCGGTGGGCACGGGAGCCGGTGCGGGAGTCGGCAGCGAGGCCGGCGGGGCGCTGGGCACGAGAGCCTGCGCGGCGGGTGCCGGGGACGGTGGGGGGCTCGGGACGTAGACCGGCATGGGGGCCTGCGCCGGCGCCTGGGCCGTCAGCACGATGTCCGTGCCCACGCCGGCCTCCGGCGCGATCCGGGCGAGTGCCTGCTGGTGCAGCTGGTCAAGGGGCGGCCGGTGCCCGCTGCGCAGGAGCGTCGCGACCGCCTTCATGTACGCGGGGCCCGCCACCGTACGGCGGTTCGGCGGCGGGGCGACACGGCCGTACACGGCACTGGTGCGCCCCGAGTCGAGGGGGTTGGCCAGCAGCCACTCCCAGGTCTCCGAGTCGGCGTGCAGGTCGACGACGAGCGAGGTCGAACCCGGTGGGCGCAGCCGCAGTTCCTCACGGAACCAGTGCCAGGGGAACCCGGTGTAGCGGACGGTCGCCGGGGTCGAGCGGGCCAGCGCGAGGTGCGGCAGGTGCTGGCGCCTGTCGAGCTGGAGCTGCCCGGCGACGAACACGGTGAGCGGCCCGGGCGCGGCCGCCGCGGCCCGCAGCCGGGTGAGGACGGCCTGCGGCTCCAGCGGGTCGGCGAGCTCGACGACGTTCGCGGTGTCGGTGCCCGAGAGCACCGGGGGCGGCACCGCGGCGAGGACGGGAAGCACGGAGGCGGCGTCCACCAGACAGCCCTTGCCTGCCGGTGAGGCGGCCAGCAACAGCACGGTTCCGGGCATCGGTCCCTCCCCATCCCCCGTCGATCACTTACGGCAGCACCGTAACCGCTGCGGGTGCAAAGAAGGGTTCTCAGCCCCGCAAACGTCCATTTCCGTCCCCATTCCCCCCACCCTTCCCGGCACCTGCACTCCGCCGCACCGCGAACACCGTGGTGTCGTCGGCGAGATGCCCGCCGCAGTGCCGCAGCGTGCGCTCCCGCACGAAGGCCACCAGCCGCAGGGGCCGGGCGATGCCCGGGTCGGCGGCGACGGCCGCGGTGACGTCGGCGGCGAGCGGGTAGAAGGCGCCGTGGTCGTCCCGGGCCTCGGTCACGCCGTCCGTGGTCATCAGCAGGGTCTCGCCGGGACGCAGACGGGCGTGCAGCACGGGGAGCGGCTCGCCCAGGGGGTCGAGTTCGGCCATGCCGAGGGGGAGGCCGTGGCCGGGCGGCAGGTGCCGTACGCCGTCGGGGCCGACGACGAGCGGGCAGTCGTGGCCGAGAACGATCGCTTCGACGGCCTCCGCCTCGTGGTCGGGGAAGCCGATCAGCACGGCGGTGGCGAAGCGGTCGCGCTCCTCCCGGCCGAGGGCCTCGCGCATGAGGATGTGCCGCTGGAGCCGCTCCTCCAGGCGCAGGGCGACCGCCGCCAGGTCCGGCTCGTGGTACCCGGCCTCCCGGAACGTGCCGAGCAGCGCGGCCGCCACCTCCACCGCGCCGAGCCCCTTGCCCTGGACGTCGCCGAGGATGACGCGGGTGCCGTGCAGGCCGATCTGGATGTCGTAGAAGTCGCCGCCGACCCTGGCCTCGCTGTCGGCGGCGAGATAGACGGCGGCGTGCTCCAGGCCGCCCCAGCCCGGCGGCAGGGGGCGCAGCACGGTGCGGCGGATGGTGGCGGCGACGTCCTGGATGTGCACCATGCGGCGCTCGCCGCGCACCCGGACCACACAGGCCGCCGTGGCGAGGACGCCACCGATGCCGGCGAGGACCAGGTCGGGCAGCCCGGCCTGGTACTGGTGCGGCAGGACGGCGTCCGCGGCGACGTACGTGGCGGGCGCGAGGACCGCGAAGACGGCCGTGCCCCGCACCCCGCAGATCGCGGCGGCGATACCGGGCACCAGCACGATCCAGGACAGCACCCGGAAGTCGCTGCTGGTGTGGAAGTCGACCACCACGATGCCGATGAGCAGCACCAGCGGCGGCAGCCAGGCGACGCTGCGGCCCCGCACGCGCAGCAGGTCCTGCCGGCGCGCGTCGCCCTTCAGGCCGGATGCACCGTCGCTGACGGCCCTCATGCGCCTCAGACAAGCACGACGTCAGGCCCGCCGCATCCGGGTACCCGGACCCGGGTCACCCAGGCCGGCACGCACGCCGACTTGCCGTCCGACCGCTCCCGGGTGTGCCCTTGATGGCGGGGGCGAGGAGAGAGGAGTGCTCTCATGGCTCACGCGGCACCCGCGCCCGGCGCACGGACCCCGGCGGCGCTCACCCCGCTGCCCGACGTCTTCAGCGCACGGACCCACCGCATCGCGGGCATCGTGACACCGGTGGTCCTGGGGCTCATCTACGGCTACTGGGCCGCGGCGAACCGGCGCTCCGGCGGCGAGATCACCGGCTGGAACCTGCTCTTCGGCTTCGTCACCGCGGCCGTGTTCATGATCGCCTACGTCGGCGTCCGCGCCCTGGCCCCGCACATGCGGCGCGAGCTGCACGCCATCGTGTGGGCGGCCTTCGTGGGCGCCGCGTTCGGATTCCTGTACAGCGAGGCCGGCGCGGCCATCATCAGGTCCTGTGTGATGGGGGCGGTGATCGGCGCGGTCACGTTCGTCGTGATGTTCTACCGCTACTACACGCACGAGGACGCGGCCGGTCATCGCATCCGCTGAGCAACGCACGGGTCGGCCCGGCCGCCGACAGCGCTGTCGGCGGCCGGGCCGACCCGTTTCCCCTTATCCACCCACGAACCCGGTCCTCTCCCCTGATCCATGAGACACCCGTTCGGGTGAACCCTCCACCGGAGAGCGGTGCCGTGCGGCCGTATGCGGGCGTCCCGCTGGCGCATCCGCCCCGGTGACCCTTGCCTGAAGGGGTGTCCACCCGTCTCCGCAACGCCCTGTCGGCAGCGCTGATCGCCCTGTCGTGCCTGCTCGTGCCGTTCGGCGCGCTCGCGGCCTGCGTGACGTACGGGCTGGCCGACACCGGCCGGTACGTCACGGCGATGGCGCCGCTCGCCGCGGACCCGGCCGTGCAGGGCGCGGTCGCGGACTCCGTCGAGGGCGGGATCCTGGACGAGGTCGACGACCGGCTGGAGGCGTCGTCCGCGGCGCCGGAGCCCGGCAGTGTGCGGCCCTTCGTGGACGACGCGGTGCGCTCGTTCACCCGCACCGACGCCTTCCGCACGGCGTGGGACGCGGGCAACAGGGCCGTCCACGACGCCGTGCTGCGGGCCCTGCGGGACGACCGCGAGCGCGCGGTCACCGTCGACCTGGCCCCGATCACCGCGCAGGTCAAACGCCGGCTCACCGAGGACCACGTCCTTCTCGCCCGGCGCATCCCGGTCGAGCACACCGAGGTCCCCGTGCTCCCGGCGGACGAGGTCGCCCGGCTCAGGAAGGGGTACGACGTGCTGGAGGTCGCCGGGTTCTGGCTGCCGGTCTCGGCGGCCGTCCTCGCCACGGCCGGTATCGCCGTCGCCGCGTGCCGCCGCCGCGCGGTCACCGCGACCGCCCTGGGCACGGCGCTGGGCGGCGCGCTCCTCGCCCTCGCGGTGGCGATCGGCCGCCGCCTCACCCTGGCCGACATCGGGGAGGCGGCGCACCGCCCGGCGGCGGGCGCGATCTACGACGCCCTGACGCAGACCCTGCGCACGGTGTCCTGGCTGCTGGTCGTCCTCGGTCTGGCCGTGGCCCTGGCGTGCCGGTTCACGGAGTTCCTCGCGCGACGCCGGCGAGCGTCCGCAGCGCCCGCCGCAGATCCGGCTCAGGAGCCGACGCGAGCCCGAGTCTGACGGCGTCCGGGGTGCGGTGGGGGTCGACGGCGAAGGCCGGGCCCGGCGTCACCGCGATGCCGTGCACGGCCGCGGCGGCCGTGAAGGTGTCGGCCCGCCACGGTGCGGGCAGCTCCCACCAGGCGAAATAGGCGCGCGGATCGGACCGTACGGCGAAGTCCCGCAGCTCCTCGGCGACCACCCGCTGTCTGCGTGCCGCGTCCGCCCGCTTCGCCGCGACCAGCCGCCGCACGGTGCCCTCCTCGATCCACCGCACGGCCGCCTCCAGCGCGAAGCGGCCCGCGCTCCAGCCGCCGGACCGCACGGCCGCCGCCACCGCCTCGACGCGGGCCTCGGGGACTGCGACGAAGCCGACGGTGAGGCCGGGGGCGACGCGCTTGGAGAGGCCGTCGACGACATGGGTGAGGCCCGGCGCGTGCGCGGCGAGGGGGTCGTCGTCCGTGAGGAAGGACCAGATCCGGTCCTCGACGACGGGGATGCCCAGGTCGAGCGCGGTGCGGGCGAGCAGGCGCCGGCGCTCGGGGCCGGTCGTCAGCGAGGTCGGGTTGTGCAGGGTGGGCTGGAGGTAGAGCGCGGCCAGGGGAGCGCTGCGGTGGGCGGCGGCGACGGAGTCGGGGCGCGGGCCCTCCTCGTCGGTGGCCAGCGGCACCAGGGTGATGCCGAGCCGGGCGGCGATCTCCTTGACCACGGGGTACGTCAGCGCCTCGACGCCGACCCGGCCGCCCGGCCGGACCAGGGAGGCGAGGGTGGCGGCGACGGCCTGGCGGGCGTTGCCGGCGAACAGCAGCTGCTCGGGGGCGGGGCGCCAGCCGGGGGTGGCGAGCAGCGCGGCCGCCGCCCTGCGGGCCGCGGAGGTGCCGGTGGCGGGGGACGGGCGCAGTGCCTCGGTGAGGACGTCGGGGCGCTGGAGCTGCGCGAGGGCCGGGGCGAGCAGCTCGGACTGGCCGGGAACGGAGGGGTAGTTGAGCTCCAGGTTGACCGGCGCCGCGGTCGCGGCCTCGACGAGGGCCCGGCCGGTGCCCTCGGGAGCGGCCCGTACGAAGGTGCCGCGGCCGACCTCGCCGACGACCAGCCCGCGCCGTACGAGTTCGGCGTAGACCCGACCGGCCGTCGACCCGGCGATCCCGCGCCGGCGCGCGAACACCCGCTGCGGGGGCAGCCGCTGGCCGGGCCTGAGCCGTCCGGCGGTGATGTCGTCGGCCATGCGGTCGGCGATGCGCCGGTAGTCGTTCACGTGTCCTCCCTGACATTGCACCGAGGGCAAAGATCTTATTGCACCGAGGAGTTGAGGCGATCTAGGGTCGTTCACATGACCCCTTTCCTCGCATACGAGGACAAAGGCGCCGATAGTTCGTCGGTCCCCCTCGTCCTCGTCCACGGCCATCCCTTCGACCGCACGATGTGGGCCCCGCAGATCGGGACGTTCTCCGCCACCCGCCGGGTCGTCGCCCCCGACCTGCGCGGCTACGGCGCCTCCCCCGTCGTCCCCGGCATCACCCCGCTGTCCGTCTTCGCCGCGGACATCGAGACCCTGCTGGACGACCTGGAGGTGGACACCTTCGTCCTCGGCGGTCTGTCGATGGGCGGCCAGATCGTCATGGAGTGCTACGCCCGCTTCCCCGACCGCATCCGGGGACTGGTCCTCGCCGACACCTTCCCCGCGGCCGAGACCGAGGACGGCAGGCGGACCCGCGCCGCCATGGCGGACCGGCTGCTGCGCGAGGGCATGCGC
The DNA window shown above is from Streptomyces chartreusis and carries:
- a CDS encoding thymidylate synthase; translated protein: MADATSDSDDEAIQLPTWTKALGWCGVAGLIYLLICAVSIISRGFAGLGSDAAHTMFAFASHPWVGLSVGVLGTVLIQSSTTTTAIAVTAVGSGALPIEGAIPIILGANVGTTVTTSLVALTFIGNRTEFRRALGASTVHDFYNWLALLIFFPIELIWHPLEHISGALTDALYGTDWLPNPAHFNFVRAATRPVESGVIHATSHVSSTLGPLFTIVIGALLILVAVRYLGKLLKLLMVGRARDILIKAVGRNPYLAMASGMGVTVVTQSSTITTSVLVPFAGTGILTPAQVYPVVVGSNLGTTFTVVFAAFAGVGPDAKIGLQAAFVHLIYNLFAIVVIYVIPLLRPVPLFCAEKLAGVASEHRWVLAVYIGTVFITLPALVIVLVGVV
- a CDS encoding Ig-like domain-containing protein, with the protein product MRRRTLPAATALAVLFSSVALVATGAGSAAADSGVSLPLKSTGDIVVDGSHQRVFISDPTAGQVVVTNYAGAVVGTVGSLPGVRGLELSPDSGTVYAAVGDADAIVAIDTATATEAHRWSTGTAAPEYVALTGGKVWFSYGSGGDGNIGSLDLSGTEPVLALGQDTARTFYDAPILDASPGAPGTLVAGAPGQSPVVLAVYDVSSGTASRGAYAFDPGNTGGGNLADLAVTPDGKDVITASGAPYYQAAYKLSDLSADGKYVTNTYPNAVDIAPNGDVAAGTFSWYDPDVHVFKQGVSTPLRQYDFPNTGNSSGSDTLAPRGLAWAPDESRLFAVSLNDSDVYTLRILDAPTKTPTTLTANAPATAPRAQQLTVTGTLTSSSAFPAGTKVSVTRTDEESPAGKALGTATVATDGSYSYPDSPPAGGKVTYTVSYAGDADHAGATATHSVTVAKSAATVTLDNNLKVYGYNSSVTFTAHLGTTYKNRTLEIWADPYGSDKPNALVKKGTVDSHGNLTATVRLTRDAKISAKFTGDTRYAARATTNTVYTKVSVSSSLSGAYKTATAWNEKYSYFHQSKDPVHNTSMTMYPGRKYQFQIQQFYSGAWHTTATEYFGLDRYGKDSVLLDDNPPTGVRFRIRSSYIDTKSGDNVNATTYGGWKYFTFTR
- a CDS encoding alpha/beta fold hydrolase codes for the protein MTPFLAYEDKGADSSSVPLVLVHGHPFDRTMWAPQIGTFSATRRVVAPDLRGYGASPVVPGITPLSVFAADIETLLDDLEVDTFVLGGLSMGGQIVMECYARFPDRIRGLVLADTFPAAETEDGRRTRAAMADRLLREGMRGYADEVLELMVAPYASAEVKAHVHGMMTATPPEGAAAALRGRAERPDYRELLTRVTVPALVVVGADDTYTPVPDAEAMHSALPHSTLRVIEGAAHMPNLERPREFDEALAAFLEHVDGSSQPSPHGPRL
- a CDS encoding ribosomal protein L7/L12 encodes the protein MEIAGLFFILIGVLAVIGVQSRIDRADKRVARVERKLDLVIDHLGLREPVDPRMDEVVALLRSDRKIQAIKVYREITGAGLKEAKDAVERMA
- a CDS encoding PP2C family protein-serine/threonine phosphatase, giving the protein MRAVSDGASGLKGDARRQDLLRVRGRSVAWLPPLVLLIGIVVVDFHTSSDFRVLSWIVLVPGIAAAICGVRGTAVFAVLAPATYVAADAVLPHQYQAGLPDLVLAGIGGVLATAACVVRVRGERRMVHIQDVAATIRRTVLRPLPPGWGGLEHAAVYLAADSEARVGGDFYDIQIGLHGTRVILGDVQGKGLGAVEVAAALLGTFREAGYHEPDLAAVALRLEERLQRHILMREALGREERDRFATAVLIGFPDHEAEAVEAIVLGHDCPLVVGPDGVRHLPPGHGLPLGMAELDPLGEPLPVLHARLRPGETLLMTTDGVTEARDDHGAFYPLAADVTAAVAADPGIARPLRLVAFVRERTLRHCGGHLADDTTVFAVRRSAGAGKGGGNGDGNGRLRG
- a CDS encoding PLP-dependent aminotransferase family protein → MNDYRRIADRMADDITAGRLRPGQRLPPQRVFARRRGIAGSTAGRVYAELVRRGLVVGEVGRGTFVRAAPEGTGRALVEAATAAPVNLELNYPSVPGQSELLAPALAQLQRPDVLTEALRPSPATGTSAARRAAAALLATPGWRPAPEQLLFAGNARQAVAATLASLVRPGGRVGVEALTYPVVKEIAARLGITLVPLATDEEGPRPDSVAAAHRSAPLAALYLQPTLHNPTSLTTGPERRRLLARTALDLGIPVVEDRIWSFLTDDDPLAAHAPGLTHVVDGLSKRVAPGLTVGFVAVPEARVEAVAAAVRSGGWSAGRFALEAAVRWIEEGTVRRLVAAKRADAARRQRVVAEELRDFAVRSDPRAYFAWWELPAPWRADTFTAAAAVHGIAVTPGPAFAVDPHRTPDAVRLGLASAPEPDLRRALRTLAGVARGTP
- a CDS encoding GAF and ANTAR domain-containing protein; amino-acid sequence: MRPRDEHRGEREGVGAADAVAEGVRGVGPGEIPGRLCDVAVELLPVSGASVSLHSHGLPVQLGASSAQAAYVTEIQATLGDGPCQSAAESGTPVLARDLTAGQDVARWPVFAQQATAAGVRAVYSMPLGSATVCVGTLDLYREFPGDLSDRELHTARTVAGMMTVALMALPHMEEAGQPGDERWLSGLATDHDQVYQATGMIMAQLHVGTDEALARLRAHAFAHGRTALDTAGDVVTHRLRFDEEQDEGGEGTAP